A region of Mesorhizobium sp. AR02 DNA encodes the following proteins:
- a CDS encoding FAD-dependent oxidoreductase — MSRPVRLGGIGISYDIAIAGAGPAGLAMALYLKRAGHRVTIFERFEEPKPVGSGLILQPTGLTVLADLGLLDDILALGARIDRLHGADASTGRTVLDVRYDAQRGRRFGLAVHRQALFGVLFRAARREAITIETGVEIEAVEAGERATLICGNGRRAGPFDLVVDASGARSKLRQCVGNAGAPLPLTYGAFWASLDWRGEGFDEYALLQRYDKASVMIGVLPIGRPEPGAKKMAAFFWSLKPADADAVRERGLDAWKERVVRLWPQSEAFTRQIDSFEQLSLARYGHHTMKLPVGRRLAVIGDAAHSTSPQLGQGANMALLDAAALSHALARMQSIEAALETYAKARRWHVRVFQALSLAFTPFYQSDSVALPFIRDRLVATIAKIPPAPQLLASMVAGTVIDPFRRAGLRETNWPRMDFRDGRIAGP, encoded by the coding sequence TTGTCCCGGCCAGTTCGGCTTGGGGGCATCGGCATTTCCTACGATATCGCAATTGCAGGCGCCGGTCCGGCGGGGCTGGCCATGGCGCTCTATCTCAAGCGTGCCGGGCACAGGGTCACCATCTTCGAGCGCTTCGAGGAGCCGAAGCCCGTCGGCTCCGGGCTGATCCTGCAGCCGACCGGCTTGACGGTTCTGGCCGATCTCGGCCTGCTCGACGACATACTGGCGCTCGGCGCCCGCATCGATCGGCTGCATGGCGCCGATGCCTCGACCGGGCGCACCGTGCTCGACGTTCGCTACGACGCCCAGCGCGGCCGCCGTTTCGGCCTGGCGGTGCATCGCCAGGCCCTGTTCGGCGTGCTTTTTCGCGCCGCCCGGCGCGAGGCCATCACCATCGAGACCGGCGTCGAGATCGAGGCTGTGGAGGCCGGCGAACGGGCGACGCTGATCTGTGGCAATGGACGAAGGGCAGGGCCATTCGATCTGGTCGTCGACGCCAGCGGTGCGCGCTCGAAACTGCGGCAGTGCGTGGGCAATGCGGGAGCGCCACTGCCACTCACCTATGGCGCGTTCTGGGCATCGCTCGACTGGCGCGGCGAGGGCTTTGACGAATACGCGCTCTTGCAGCGCTACGACAAGGCCAGCGTGATGATCGGCGTGCTGCCGATCGGCCGGCCGGAACCCGGAGCCAAAAAGATGGCGGCCTTCTTCTGGAGCCTGAAGCCGGCCGATGCCGACGCGGTGCGCGAGCGTGGCCTAGATGCCTGGAAAGAGCGGGTGGTGCGGCTGTGGCCGCAGAGCGAGGCGTTCACCCGCCAGATCGACAGTTTCGAGCAGCTGTCGCTGGCCCGCTACGGCCACCATACGATGAAGCTTCCGGTTGGCCGGAGATTGGCCGTCATCGGCGATGCCGCGCATTCGACCAGCCCGCAGCTCGGGCAAGGGGCCAACATGGCGCTGCTCGACGCGGCGGCGCTCAGCCATGCGTTGGCGCGCATGCAGAGCATCGAGGCAGCGCTCGAAACCTATGCCAAGGCGCGGCGCTGGCATGTGCGCGTCTTCCAGGCACTGTCGCTAGCGTTCACGCCGTTCTACCAGTCGGATTCGGTGGCGCTGCCCTTTATCCGCGACAGGCTGGTGGCGACCATCGCGAAAATCCCGCCGGCACCGCAGCTTCTCGCCTCGATGGTCGCCGGCACGGTGATCGATCCCTTCAGGCGGGCAGGGCTGAGGGAGACGAACTGGCCGAGGATGGATTTCCGAGACGGACGGATCGCGGGCCCATAA